A single genomic interval of Agromyces cerinus harbors:
- a CDS encoding DUF885 family protein: MADIDADLARLGAEFWEWRAANSFRTSDDIPRIERPAGWVPRFAPEAVAEQRRELAHFVEQWRATDVSGLPIPDQVDHRLLGSALARVRWELDVLRNWERDAVFLTSQILGPWFDLLLAPPPFGATRQADLVTVLDAVPNAVDQAIANLERAGVAALARVAAAELDGIGSRLAGSVSALAAEVDAETAAALAEAQPAASAALTRYAQWLEASAGSLGPEIVVGRDAFVWYLRHVALVATEPDELVRAALQEYRRAVAAETISRNRHRAVTEAPLAVDVAAEVAAQAKAEAEVRARYEREGLLSQPDSLRRYRFAAYPAYLEPVAFLGVTDDLTNERSRERDAVSYVPAPAAELPYFDAANARDPRLGIIHEGAHSQQLARSWGHPRALRRHYVDSVANEGIAHYNEELMLDAGLFDDAPHSQTTVHNFMRLRALRVVVDVNLATGAFSLDEAIDFFVRLVPMDAPTATEETSYYVATPGLAMSYLVGKLEVKRLLADAVVTRGDDFSPREFHDSLWRNGNVPVSLQRWELLGDRGDVDVLDAAGDWAETFPG, encoded by the coding sequence ATGGCAGACATCGACGCAGACCTCGCTCGGCTGGGTGCCGAATTCTGGGAGTGGCGCGCCGCCAACTCGTTCCGCACCTCCGACGACATCCCGCGCATCGAGCGGCCCGCCGGCTGGGTGCCGCGGTTCGCTCCAGAGGCCGTCGCCGAGCAGCGGCGCGAACTCGCCCATTTCGTCGAGCAGTGGCGGGCGACGGATGTCTCGGGGCTCCCGATCCCCGACCAGGTCGACCACCGGCTGCTGGGGTCGGCGCTCGCTCGGGTGCGCTGGGAGCTCGACGTGCTCCGCAACTGGGAGCGCGACGCCGTCTTCCTCACGAGCCAGATCCTCGGACCGTGGTTCGATCTGCTGCTCGCGCCGCCGCCGTTCGGTGCGACGCGGCAGGCCGACCTCGTCACCGTGCTCGACGCCGTGCCGAATGCTGTGGACCAGGCGATCGCGAATCTCGAGCGCGCCGGCGTCGCCGCCCTCGCCCGGGTGGCCGCGGCCGAGCTCGACGGCATCGGGTCGCGGCTGGCCGGTTCGGTCTCGGCGCTCGCCGCCGAGGTCGACGCCGAGACCGCCGCCGCGCTCGCCGAGGCGCAGCCCGCCGCGAGCGCGGCGCTCACCCGGTACGCGCAGTGGCTCGAGGCATCCGCCGGCAGCCTCGGCCCCGAGATCGTCGTTGGCCGTGACGCGTTCGTCTGGTACCTGCGGCACGTCGCGCTCGTCGCGACGGAGCCCGATGAGCTCGTGCGTGCGGCCCTGCAGGAGTACCGGCGTGCGGTCGCGGCCGAGACGATCTCGCGCAACCGGCACCGCGCCGTCACCGAGGCGCCACTCGCAGTCGACGTGGCCGCTGAGGTCGCCGCCCAGGCCAAGGCGGAGGCCGAGGTCCGGGCCCGGTACGAGCGTGAGGGCCTGCTCAGCCAGCCCGACTCGCTGCGTCGCTACCGGTTCGCGGCGTACCCGGCCTACCTCGAGCCCGTCGCCTTCCTCGGCGTGACCGACGACCTCACCAACGAGCGGTCGCGCGAGCGCGATGCGGTCTCCTACGTGCCGGCGCCGGCGGCCGAACTGCCGTACTTCGACGCCGCGAACGCACGCGACCCGCGACTCGGCATCATCCACGAGGGCGCGCACAGCCAGCAGCTCGCACGCTCATGGGGGCACCCGCGCGCCCTGCGCCGGCACTACGTCGACTCGGTCGCCAACGAGGGCATCGCCCACTACAACGAAGAGCTCATGCTCGACGCCGGGCTCTTCGACGATGCACCGCACTCGCAGACGACGGTGCACAACTTCATGCGGCTCCGCGCGCTGCGGGTGGTCGTCGACGTGAATCTCGCGACCGGCGCCTTCAGCCTCGACGAGGCGATCGACTTCTTCGTCCGGCTCGTGCCGATGGATGCACCCACGGCCACCGAAGAGACGTCCTACTACGTGGCGACCCCGGGTCTGGCGATGTCCTACCTCGTCGGCAAGCTCGAGGTGAAGCGGCTGCTCGCCGATGCCGTCGTCACTCGGGGCGACGATTTCTCGCCCCGAGAGTTCCACGATTCGCTGTGGCGCAACGGCAACGTGCCGGTGTCGCTGCAGCGCTGGGAACTGCTGGGCGACCGCGGCGACGTCGACGTGCTCGATGCCGCCGGTGACTGGGCCGAGACCTTCCCGGGGTAG
- a CDS encoding DUF2207 family protein, with the protein MLTAVLIFAILPAFLILGLGLVARAVAAQRPKPRVVQYTPERDSTVLRDALLVDADRRAASAALVDLAVKRKVRLLAGEGKREPIGVELVAGAVLTAEETALLEALFGPEHTSTRVRRFSADRRALAGRLKSLLLNTEHALARNGLVAERRVTWPGVTLTVFAYLGMLVEALFLVFTIVSGEWSALIATLVAIAATIATIFVTPSSWRRFLPAADARREHLAGLKQYIELAEADRLRMLQSPSGAELRTTVAAAPVDAAAPEQSDPVTRFHLHERLLPYAVIFGLEREWIAKLKLEHAELGQTNLATLGDLVDVTAEIAIAIDAAGSVVELTSAVGDLADGTGNAIGGVFELFNL; encoded by the coding sequence GTGCTGACCGCCGTGCTCATCTTCGCGATCCTCCCCGCGTTCCTCATCTTGGGGCTCGGGCTGGTCGCGCGCGCGGTCGCCGCCCAGCGCCCGAAGCCGCGCGTGGTGCAGTACACCCCCGAGCGCGATTCGACGGTGCTGCGCGACGCGTTGCTCGTCGATGCCGATCGGCGCGCGGCATCCGCTGCGCTCGTCGACCTCGCCGTGAAGCGCAAGGTGCGCCTGCTCGCAGGCGAGGGCAAGCGCGAGCCCATCGGCGTCGAGCTCGTCGCGGGCGCGGTGCTCACGGCCGAGGAGACGGCGCTGCTCGAGGCGCTCTTCGGCCCCGAGCACACGAGCACGCGCGTGCGCCGATTCTCCGCAGATCGCCGTGCCCTCGCGGGGCGCCTGAAGAGCCTGCTGCTGAACACCGAGCACGCCCTCGCGCGCAACGGACTGGTGGCCGAACGCCGCGTCACGTGGCCCGGCGTCACCCTGACCGTCTTCGCCTACCTCGGCATGCTCGTCGAGGCGCTGTTCCTCGTCTTCACGATCGTGAGCGGCGAGTGGAGCGCGCTCATCGCGACGCTCGTCGCGATCGCCGCCACGATCGCGACGATCTTCGTGACCCCGTCGTCGTGGCGCAGGTTCCTGCCCGCCGCCGACGCCCGGCGCGAGCACCTCGCGGGCCTCAAGCAGTACATCGAGCTCGCCGAGGCCGACCGGCTGCGCATGCTGCAATCGCCGAGCGGCGCAGAGCTGCGAACGACGGTTGCCGCGGCGCCCGTCGATGCCGCAGCGCCCGAGCAGTCCGACCCGGTCACGCGCTTCCACCTGCACGAACGGCTGCTCCCCTACGCCGTGATCTTCGGGCTGGAACGCGAGTGGATCGCGAAGCTGAAGCTCGAGCACGCCGAGCTCGGCCAGACGAACCTCGCCACCCTCGGCGATCTCGTCGACGTCACTGCCGAGATCGCCATCGCGATCGACGCGGCCGGCAGCGTCGTCGAACTGACCTCCGCCGTCGGCGATCTCGCCGATGGCACGGGCAACGCCATCGGCGGCGTCTTCGAACTGTTCAACCTGTAG
- a CDS encoding alpha/beta hydrolase family protein has translation MTSEEQPITVDVDDVPVSAVYARPPAATTTIVVAHGAGAGMEHPFMTGFTRALNDDGFATLRFNFPYREAGRKFPDRPPVAVATWRAVMDAAAERAADAGRPDEPIWASGKSFGGRMASMAVAEGMPAAGLVFLGYPLHAPGKPEKPRDEHLPGITVPMLFLQGRNDPFAKPNEQLDEVVARVGSNAVIEWIDEANHTFEVKGARRPAAEIGAGLAAPVAAFVRGRVPTAE, from the coding sequence ATGACCAGCGAAGAGCAGCCCATCACCGTCGACGTCGACGACGTGCCCGTCTCGGCCGTGTACGCCCGCCCGCCGGCCGCGACGACCACGATCGTCGTCGCCCATGGTGCGGGTGCCGGCATGGAGCATCCGTTCATGACGGGCTTCACCCGCGCCCTGAACGACGACGGATTCGCGACCCTGCGCTTCAACTTCCCGTACCGCGAGGCCGGGCGGAAGTTCCCCGATCGACCGCCGGTCGCGGTCGCGACGTGGCGAGCGGTGATGGATGCCGCGGCCGAACGCGCCGCCGACGCGGGCCGCCCCGACGAGCCGATCTGGGCATCGGGCAAGTCGTTCGGCGGGCGCATGGCATCGATGGCCGTCGCCGAGGGCATGCCCGCTGCGGGCCTCGTCTTCCTCGGCTATCCGCTGCACGCCCCGGGCAAGCCCGAGAAGCCGCGAGACGAGCACCTGCCCGGCATCACCGTGCCGATGCTCTTCCTGCAGGGACGCAACGATCCGTTCGCGAAGCCCAACGAGCAGCTCGACGAGGTCGTCGCCCGGGTGGGCTCGAATGCCGTGATCGAGTGGATCGACGAGGCGAACCACACCTTCGAGGTGAAGGGCGCCAGGCGCCCGGCCGCCGAGATCGGGGCGGGGCTCGCCGCGCCCGTCGCCGCGTTCGTGCGCGGTCGCGTACCGACTGCCGAGTAG
- a CDS encoding FUSC family protein, which translates to MGITGTFRASRRMPILQVAKASAATIAAWLIAGWLIPGPLPVFAAIAALLVVQPSVNQSFGKAIERSIGVILGVLVATAASLVFGADSWIILVTIVIAMLVAWALKMTPGTSNQVAISAMLVLALGSSSPEYAVDRIIETLIGAAIGIVVNALIVPPVAVSPARRDLSLLGGELAASLDRLASALESPQTPADLQRLMVEARLMRPMRDAADASIATGEESLTLNPRRSAHRTELGDMRTLLERLSPIVTQVIGMTRAFFDHYDTALADEPTVQAIAEQLRRAAHDVRLAVHLADVDPEPLTSAIPALTSPLVITPPKSGHWILIGSLMEDLRRIRDELVEE; encoded by the coding sequence ATGGGCATCACCGGCACGTTCCGCGCGTCCAGGCGCATGCCGATCCTGCAGGTCGCGAAGGCCTCGGCCGCGACGATCGCGGCCTGGCTCATCGCCGGCTGGCTGATCCCGGGACCGCTGCCCGTCTTCGCCGCGATCGCGGCGCTGCTCGTGGTGCAGCCGAGCGTGAACCAGTCGTTCGGCAAGGCGATCGAGCGGTCGATCGGCGTGATCCTCGGGGTGCTCGTCGCCACGGCTGCGTCGCTCGTGTTCGGAGCCGACAGCTGGATCATCCTCGTCACGATCGTGATCGCGATGCTCGTCGCGTGGGCGCTGAAGATGACGCCGGGCACCTCGAACCAGGTCGCCATCAGCGCGATGCTCGTACTCGCCCTCGGCTCGTCGTCGCCCGAGTACGCCGTCGACCGCATCATCGAGACCCTCATCGGCGCGGCGATCGGCATCGTCGTCAACGCGCTCATCGTGCCGCCGGTGGCGGTCTCCCCCGCGCGACGCGACCTGTCACTGCTCGGCGGCGAGCTCGCGGCATCCCTCGACCGGCTCGCGAGCGCCCTCGAGAGCCCGCAGACGCCCGCAGACCTGCAGCGTCTCATGGTCGAGGCGCGACTCATGCGCCCGATGCGCGACGCGGCGGATGCCTCGATCGCCACGGGTGAGGAATCGCTGACGCTCAACCCGCGCCGCTCCGCTCACCGCACCGAGCTCGGCGACATGCGCACGTTGCTCGAGCGGCTGAGCCCGATCGTCACCCAGGTGATCGGCATGACCCGGGCGTTCTTCGACCACTACGACACGGCGCTCGCCGACGAACCCACCGTGCAGGCGATCGCCGAGCAGTTGCGCCGCGCCGCTCACGACGTGCGGCTCGCCGTGCACCTGGCCGACGTCGACCCCGAGCCGCTCACCTCGGCGATCCCGGCGCTGACGTCACCGCTCGTGATCACCCCGCCGAAGTCCGGCCACTGGATCCTCATCGGCTCGCTCATGGAGGACCTGCGCCGCATCCGCGACGAGCTCGTCGAGGAGTAG
- a CDS encoding BCCT family transporter produces MSGTTNEPTEHPEPGGSPVPAADASGTRDAAGTKPHRSLPPVQRWVFWPAAGVVALFVAFALIAPKAAEAMFGAIQAGIVNTFNWYYVLIAAFFVAFCLFVGFSRFGDIKLGRDEDEPEFSLLSWFSLLFAAGMGIGLVFYGVSEPLSHFVSPRPGVVGTPESLAQQALSQTYLHWGVQAWSIYVVVGLGLAYAIHRRRRPISIRWTLEPLLGKRVEGGWGHTIDVIALVGTLFGVATSLGLGVLQISAGLDYAGILEPSALSEVIIILIISVFVLWSVLSGVTKGMKWLSTANLVLAGILVVYVLAVGPTEFLLREFVQSIGNYIQNFIGLSFNVSAFQGTEGEEWQAAWTSFYWGWWISWAPFVGIFIARVSKGRTVRQFVTGVILVPTLIGILWFAVLGGSALAIELADPGALTQPDGSVNVEAALFELLTYLPGTPVLTIGVILLITIFFITSADSGALVMGMIATGGQLNPKRWVRTIFTVITALLAIALLLSGGLKALQTAAIIIALPFSIVMLLICWSTIIAFTRERRAYAKAERAQFIDHIGEHYGLEVEEPLERGLVAGQPKWVRGLRKRLRLGTDVSPPRRASPATLAEENALPDSVPTADVDAIVDHDPLADTDDPDIPEHGEDEPRGIPQ; encoded by the coding sequence ATGAGCGGTACGACGAACGAGCCGACCGAGCACCCCGAACCGGGCGGGTCCCCGGTACCGGCAGCCGATGCCTCGGGCACGAGGGATGCCGCCGGCACGAAGCCGCACCGGTCGCTCCCGCCCGTGCAGCGCTGGGTCTTCTGGCCGGCCGCGGGCGTCGTCGCCCTGTTCGTCGCGTTCGCGCTCATCGCGCCGAAGGCGGCCGAGGCGATGTTCGGCGCGATCCAGGCGGGCATCGTCAACACCTTCAACTGGTACTACGTGCTCATCGCCGCGTTCTTCGTGGCGTTCTGCCTGTTCGTGGGGTTCAGTCGGTTCGGCGACATCAAGCTCGGCCGCGACGAAGACGAGCCCGAGTTCTCACTGCTCTCGTGGTTCTCGCTGCTCTTCGCAGCAGGCATGGGCATCGGGCTCGTGTTCTACGGGGTGAGCGAGCCGCTCAGCCACTTCGTCTCCCCCCGCCCCGGCGTCGTCGGCACCCCCGAGTCGCTCGCGCAGCAGGCCCTCAGCCAGACCTACCTGCACTGGGGCGTGCAAGCCTGGTCGATCTACGTCGTCGTCGGGCTCGGTCTCGCCTACGCGATCCACCGCCGGCGCCGCCCGATCTCGATCAGGTGGACCCTCGAGCCGTTGCTCGGCAAGCGCGTCGAGGGCGGCTGGGGTCACACGATCGACGTCATCGCCCTCGTCGGCACCCTCTTCGGCGTCGCCACCTCGCTCGGCCTCGGCGTGCTGCAGATCAGTGCGGGCCTCGACTACGCGGGCATCCTCGAGCCGAGCGCGCTCAGCGAGGTGATCATCATCCTGATCATCTCGGTCTTCGTGCTGTGGTCGGTGCTCTCGGGGGTCACGAAGGGCATGAAGTGGCTCTCGACCGCGAACCTCGTGCTCGCCGGCATCCTCGTCGTCTACGTGCTCGCAGTGGGTCCGACCGAGTTCCTGCTGCGCGAGTTCGTGCAGTCCATCGGCAACTACATCCAGAACTTCATCGGCCTCTCCTTCAACGTGAGCGCCTTCCAGGGCACCGAGGGCGAGGAGTGGCAGGCCGCGTGGACGTCGTTCTACTGGGGTTGGTGGATCTCGTGGGCGCCGTTCGTCGGCATCTTCATCGCGCGGGTGTCGAAGGGGCGCACGGTGCGCCAGTTCGTCACGGGCGTCATCCTCGTGCCGACGCTCATCGGCATCCTCTGGTTCGCCGTGCTCGGCGGTTCGGCGCTCGCGATCGAGCTCGCCGATCCCGGCGCGCTCACCCAGCCCGACGGCAGCGTGAACGTCGAGGCCGCGCTCTTCGAGCTGCTCACCTACCTTCCCGGCACCCCGGTGCTGACGATCGGCGTGATCCTGCTGATCACGATCTTCTTCATCACCTCGGCCGACTCCGGCGCGCTCGTGATGGGCATGATCGCCACCGGCGGGCAACTGAACCCGAAGCGTTGGGTGCGCACCATCTTCACCGTGATCACGGCGCTGCTCGCGATCGCGCTGCTGCTCAGCGGCGGGCTGAAGGCCCTGCAGACCGCGGCGATCATCATCGCGCTGCCGTTCAGCATCGTGATGCTGCTGATCTGCTGGTCGACGATCATCGCCTTCACGAGGGAGCGGCGCGCGTACGCGAAGGCGGAGCGCGCGCAGTTCATCGACCACATCGGCGAGCACTACGGCCTCGAGGTCGAGGAGCCGCTGGAGCGCGGCCTCGTCGCGGGGCAGCCGAAGTGGGTGCGAGGGCTGCGCAAGCGGCTCCGACTGGGCACGGATGTCTCGCCGCCCCGCCGCGCATCGCCGGCGACCCTCGCGGAGGAGAACGCCCTGCCCGACTCGGTGCCGACCGCCGACGTCGACGCGATCGTCGACCACGACCCGCTGGCCGACACCGACGACCCAGATATCCCGGAGCACGGCGAAGACGAGCCCCGCGGCATCCCGCAATGA